CACAAGACTCTTCGAGCCATTCACCATCGCCAATTTGTTATCGACATCAAGTCTTCTGAGTATGGAaacattaaaataaaaaaatacctAGTGATATTTCTATATAGTGAGACTGCAATTCAATGTTTCACCACATACACAGTCatagatacaaaaaaaaaaaaaaaaagtgtaccAGATGCAACATAACCAAAATATTGGATTAATATTATAGATTCAACCAAAAGACCAATATTAAAATTGTATATGATCCAATTTGCTATCTCAAGAGCCCACTAGTCATCCTCTTCTATACCCCCTTAAAAATCCCATATCTATCAATTTTTGTAACCTTCTATGACCTTTCACCTTTTACCCCAAAATAAAACTAAAAAACACCATTTTTTAAAAGAAACATCATCTAAGAAAAAGGAAAATTAACTCATAAACCAAAAATTAGCGTTTTGCTCCACTCGCTTTTTTAAGATTTAGCAAAACGACAAACAATCCTCCTCTGAATTATAGTTCTGCAAGATGGACACTCCTTCATCCCTTTCTTCTCATGCATATCATTACAACCTGCACAAACAACTTGATGACCACACGGAACAAAAACCACCCTCATCTCTTCACACAAACACATCACACATTCTCGATCTTTCTTCCTGCTCATATTTCCATTTTTGCCCTCATTTCCAGAAAGTTTCACCTGTGAAGTCCCGTCAGAAGGCTGCCAGTTCATGCCCATTCTCATTGCTGCAATTTTCTTCCTTTCTGCTTCTAATTTCAATGCAGCAATCTCATCTTGTATTCGCGTTATTTCACTTTCAAGTTTCTTCAACTCGTTATCAGCCTTCGTTGTAGCAATCTCGTTTTCTTTCTTCGCCAATGCCTGAAGACGTTTTCTTTCACTCTTGATTGAATCGACTTGTTCAAGAAATTTTGCAGTCTCCTTTTTCTCGTTTAATAATCTAGTCTGAGTATTTTCAATTGCATTAGTgaacttatatttatttatattattattaatacaatatacAATAATATAGTTCAATTAAAACATTAAAATCTCTGTCAAGGTTGCAAATTTCGCTACGCGGGGAGTACTCGGTCGGGACCTTTTAGGGAGTACTCAGAAACTCGGGAAGTACtccgatgttgaccaagtttgactttgacagaTTTTCCAAGTTTTGACCAATTTCCCGAGTAATCCATAGTTTGACCAAGTTGAGTACTCGCACAAATTGGGAAGTACtaggatgttgaccaagtttgaccatgTCGGGCAACTCGGGCactactcggatgttgaccaagtttgactttgacagaATTTCCGAGTATTGACCGAAGTAATCCAAAATTAGACCAAGTTTGACCAAGTTGAGTACTCGGCAACTCGGGAAGTACtaggatgttgaccaagtttgactgtgACAGATTTTCCAAGTTTTGACCAATTTCCCGAGTAATCcatagtttgaccaagtttgaccaagtttgacctagAAAATAAAGACAAAATGAAAATTACCTCAGTCTCTTTAAGACGAAATTTAGCCTTCTGGAGATCACGTTTGACCAAGTTGAGTACTCGTCAACTCAggaagtactcggatgttgaccaagtttgactttgacaaaTCTCCCGAGTAATCCAGAGTTTGACCAAGTATGACCAAGTTGAGTACTCTGCAACTCGGGAAGTACTCGGATGtttaccaagtttgactttgacagaTTTTCCAATTTTTGAACAATTTCCCGAGTAATCcagagtttgaccaagtttgaccaccagcaaataaagaaaaaataaaaattacctcaGTCTCTTTAAGACAACATTTAGCCTTCTCGAGATCACGTTGCTTAGGAGCCACTTCCCGTTTCAGTAATTTAAGTTCCTCTTCCAATAAGCTCTTTTCAGACCCAAACGATTCAGACATTTTCAAAGCATCTTTCTCTTTACGTAAAAACTCCTCCAAATTTTTAGCAGCATTCAAACTTTGAATATCAGCTTTTTCCTTTTCTTGTTTAATCACTAATTTATCAGACTCAAGCCTCTTAACACTTAAATTAGCCATCTCAATATTATAATTAGTAGCATTTAAAGCACCAGTAACTTCCCCTAGTTTAAAAAACTTACTCTCATCATTTgcctttttatcttttattaacttttcAACTTCCTCTTTTTCAGCCCGCAACTTACTAAGCTCGTTTCGATCATGACTTAGTCTTTTCGCCACCTGCATAACTTTTAAATTTGCCCATTCGTCCCAAATTTTAACTTCTTTTTGCAACGATTCAACTTTACTAACTCCAGCCAGTATCATTTCATCTTTTTCATCTTGAGGCACGTGTTCACCTTTCGATTCATCAAACGGTATGCCAGCCAGATAGTAATCGGCTGTTTTTTCCGGTTCGGGTGGGACCGGTTCCGGCTTTGGTTTAACCTCCGTTTTCTCTTTAGTTTCATTCAAGGGTAAATCGGTAATTTTAGACAATTTGGATGACGATGGCTTCCTCTCAATCGTCAATTCACCCCAACCAGTAATTCTCGCCTTTAAGGCTCTTTTCGACATTCGTCCCTTATAAGGCTTTTCGAACGTCTTTTTTCTACTATTGTTTTGTCTGTGCCCTAAGCATCTTTTGTTACAACATTGACAATTTTCTTCAACTTTTTTCCCTGAATCCGAAGCCGATTTGCTAACACTCGAGTAtacgggttcgggttcgggttttGTCAATGAGCCCTCATCTTTAACGCGTTTAAGACTACGTATCGAAAACTTTTGAGGGTCTAAATCGGCCTCACTTGCATCTAGAACATTCAAACCGCATATCAACAAAGTCCACATTGCTTCACGAACAGATAAAGACGGCTTAATTTTTCTATACATAGTCACCATTTCAAATATCATGTACTCAACCAACGTATTCAAATTTTCAAACTCGGGCCATTTTGCAACATGACATGGTTTGTTGTTTAGAAAATTTAAAGCACGGTCAACGATAGATGAAACCATGTCTGTTAAGCCATAAAATGGACCACATTTCAAAACTGTTGACTCAGCTACTTCGTTGGTGTAACCGTTTTCAACAATTTGTTTTATAGCGGTTTGAAAACATGTGTGTAAACTGTCTGATAACAGATTTGTAAGATCAGTTACAGTTGAACTATCCCAACCAACATCATCATCTAGTGCTTCCATATTATCCTCGAACGTAGCCTCCAATACATCAAGGCTAGACTTCAGTTTTTCCATTAATCTTTTTTCAAATTCTTCATATTTAAAAAATAACTTTCTGTTAGAAGTAATGAGAAAAAAATCCAGGCAACATTTAGTCTCAATGTACATGTACAATAtgcacataaaaaaaaaattaaaaaaaaataaataaactccCTTGTATACATATGTAGTGGCGAATCCAGGATTAAAACTCAATGACGACCTAAAAATTTTTCACGACTAATTATAATTGAAGGTACTGTAGCGGTTGTTTACCTACAAAAAACTACAAATCTCATAATTAAATGGGGTCTTTTAGTAAAATTTAGTGGTGTCCGGTACAATCTGAAGAGTATTTCATTAAAATTTCTAGATTAGTGGGGTCGATGGACCACACTTGTTATAGTGTAGACTCGGCACTGTACATAAGCATAAGAACCAAGAAAACGTGGAGCTTACAAGAATCAATTTTGAAAAAGATTCATAATCTTCTATTTAATCCATGGAAGTAAACTAAAACAATTTAAAGACACAATGCATAACTGTTGATGTGTGTAGCCCATTAGGCTCACACTTGGGCCTGGCCCGTAAGCGGCCCATTGTCTCTCTTACGGTCACAAGGGCGGAACATTTAAGGGACAGGTAGGGGCACCCGCCCCATCTGGATTTCAAAACAAAAAGAATTTACACTTAAAACaattactaaaaaataaggtttttattagtgtttacCCCTATTAATGAAAAAAATTTAGGCTTGGGCGACCGTCCCATCTGTGGTCTGTGGTCtgcttcaagttccgccactgtacAGTCATACGCGGGGGCGGAAGATTGTGTAACccaaagggggtatccgccccacctgGATTTAACAGGGAAAAAAGTTTTACACTTAAAAAAAAATTtaccaaaaaataaggtttttttttagtgtttaccctgtttacaatgaaaaatttattaaatttataCACCCGCCCCATCTGTatccgggttcaagttccgccactggtcATACGAGTTCTCTCATTTCCCTCGTCTAGGGTTATACCTACATCGCCTCATCGGTCGAATCAGCCTATAACAACCCTCCCTAGATcttcatctcggctagggttattcACGGCAAGAGTTAAACCCGTTGATCCTAAAAACCCCTATATATCACTCAAGTGTATATCCACCTTTCAGTGAAAATATGCTTGAGGAATTGGCATCATTCGTGGGACAAACCCACCATCAACAATTGAAAACGCTGGAAATGAACAAATGACAGACTTAAATCATGATTTTTGACAAATTAACAGTACATATGATCAACATCAAAGCAACTTTGTAATCCTATAATTGTAATGGGAAAACAAAATCAATTAGAGTAATTGCAATTAAATCAGTCATGACATAAGCATATGATCAATGCTAAAAAAATTGACcaataaagtaaaataaaaatcttaccTTTAATTGAATTTTTATCAGATAAATTCACTTCAAGCAGTTCCTGAAAATCAATTGAA
The window above is part of the Rutidosis leptorrhynchoides isolate AG116_Rl617_1_P2 chromosome 1, CSIRO_AGI_Rlap_v1, whole genome shotgun sequence genome. Proteins encoded here:
- the LOC139875842 gene encoding putative E3 ubiquitin-protein ligase RF298; its protein translation is MEKLKSSLDVLEATFEDNMEALDDDVGWDSSTVTDLTNLLSDSLHTCFQTAIKQIVENGYTNEVAESTVLKCGPFYGLTDMVSSIVDRALNFLNNKPCHVAKWPEFENLNTLVEYMIFEMVTMYRKIKPSLSVREAMWTLLICGLNVLDASEADLDPQKFSIRSLKRVKDEGSLTKPEPEPVYSSVSKSASDSGKKVEENCQCCNKRCLGHRQNNSRKKTFEKPYKGRMSKRALKARITGWGELTIERKPSSSKLSKITDLPLNETKEKTEVKPKPEPVPPEPEKTADYYLAGIPFDESKGEHVPQDEKDEMILAGVSKVESLQKEVKIWDEWANLKVMQVAKRLSHDRNELSKLRAEKEEVEKLIKDKKANDESKFFKLGEVTGALNATNYNIEMANLSVKRLESDKLVIKQEKEKADIQSLNAAKNLEEFLRKEKDALKMSESFGSEKSLLEEELKLLKREVAPKQRDLEKAKCCLKETETRLLNEKKETAKFLEQVDSIKSERKRLQALAKKENEIATTKADNELKKLESEITRIQDEIAALKLEAERKKIAAMRMGMNWQPSDGTSQVKLSGNEGKNGNMSRKKDRECVMCLCEEMRVVFVPCGHQVVCAGCNDMHEKKGMKECPSCRTIIQRRIVCRFAKS